The DNA region AGAAGCAAAAAAAGAAATCAAAGAAAGAGAGGTTGGAATTAAGAGGCAAGAAGAGAGGTTGATAAAAAAAGAAGAATTTTTGGATAAAAGGCAGGTTGATATAGACAAAGAAGCTGAAAGTATAAGACAGAAAGTTGTTGAAGTCAGGGCGATTAAGGATAAAGTTGATGAGGTTTTGAAACAACGTCAATCGGAGCTTGAGAAAATAAGTCAATTAAGCAAGGACGAGGCCAGAAAGGAACTTTTTGCTTCTGTTGAGAAAGAGAGCGAAGAAGATTTGGTTGCCCGGATGCAAAAACTTGAATCCCAAGCAAATGAGCGCTTGGAGAGAAAGGCGAAAGATATTTTAGCTACTACGATTCAGAGGTTGGCGTCTTCGGTTTCTTCAGACATTATGACCACAAACGTTGTAATTCCTTCTGATGAAGTGAAGGGTAAAATTATCGGCAAAGAAGGGCGTAATATCAAGGCCTTTGAGCGGGTAACTGGCGTTGAAGTTATAATTGATGACACACCGGGCTCTATCACTCTTTCTTCTTTTGACCCTATCCGACGTCAAGTTGCTAAAGTGGCTTTGGAAAATCTTATTTTAGATGGCAGAATTCAGCCGGTAAAAATTGAGGAGATGGTTGCTAAATCAAAAGAGGAAATTAGCAAGATAATTAAAGAAAAAGGTGAACAAGCGGCTTACGAATGCGGGGTTTTGAATCTTGATCCAAGAATTATTATGATTCTAGGCCGACTCCATTTCCGTACCAGTTATGGTCAAAACGTGCTCCAACACTCAATTGAAATGACCCATATTGCTGGAATGCTTGCCGAAGAGCTTGGGGCAGACATTGCTGTAGCTAAAGCCGGCGCTCTTCTACACGATATCGGCAAAGCCCTTGACCATGAAGTAGCCGGTAGCCACGTCGAGATCGGACGCAGAATTCTTCAAAAGTTTGGCGCTAGCGAAGAGATTATAAAAGCTATGCAGGCCCATCATGGTGAATACCCTTACGAGACCATAGAGTCAATAATCGTTCAGGTGGCTGATGCTATTTCTGGGGGACGCCCGGGCGCCAGAAGAGATACGGTGGAAAACTATTTGAAACGCCTTGGAGAGCTTGAGGCAATAGCCAATTCATTTAAGGGGGTTGAAAAATCTTACGCTCTGCAAGCCGGAAGAGAGATCAGGATTTTTGTTACTCCAGATCAAGTTTCTGATTTAGATGCCCAAAAAATGGCTAGAGATATAGCTTTAAGAGTTGAAAATGAGCTAAAATATCCGGGTGAAATAAGAGTAACTGTTATTAGAGAAACTAGAGTTGTAGAATATGCTCGGTAGGGGTCAGCAGTAGAGAGGATATCAGATAATAATTTTTTCCTGGAACGTCTAGATTTGAATTGTGAAGAACACTTGCTCTTAAAAAACCTTGATATATAATGTTTTTTGAGCTATAAAGCAAGAAAGCTTTGTGGAATAAGGAAAAGTCGAATTTCCTTTCTGACAATTTATCAGTAAAAATCGTTTTACTATGAATAAAGCATCAATTGTGGAGGCCGTTCACGCCAAGATCGGTGGTACCAAAGTTCAAGCCGAGCAGGCCGTTGATACGGTAGTTGATTCAATTATTAGTGCCTTGAAACAAGGTAACGAAGTTTCTATTGCCGGCCTCGGTATCTTTTCAGTTAAAACTCGCGCCGCAAGAACCGCTCGAAATCCTCGCACCGGCGAGAGTATTCAGGTTCCTTCAATGAAGGTTCCTAAGTTTAGAGCCGCCAAAGGTCTTAAAGACGCTGTAAAATAACGGCTCAAGAGAAAAGGAATTTCCATAAGGTCTGCAAAAACATCCTGCTAAAAGCAGGATGTTTTTGTTTTGGTGCGGGATGGGAGAATCGGTCACAAATATTTTGCTTCGCAAAATTTCGCTACCCCGTCTCGCTCTCGCCTTCGGCGAGAAGCTCCGACCTTCGATTCTCCACGCAGGCAAAGCAGTTTGCCTGCTCATCCCTTCCTCACTACGTTCGGTGCGGGATGGGAGAATCGGTCACAAATATTTTGCTTCGCAAAATTTCGCTACCCCGTCTCGCTCTCGCCTTTGGCGAGAAGCTCCGACCTTCGATTCTCCACGCAGGCAAAGCAGTTTGCCTGCTCATCCCTTCCTCACTACGTTCGGTGCGGGATGGGAGAATCGGTCACAAATATTTTGCTTCGCAAAATTTCGCTACCCCGTCTCGCTCTCGCCTTTGGCGAGAAGCTCCGACCTTCGATTCTCCACGCAGGCAAAGCAGTTTGCCTGCTCATCCCTTCCTCACTACGTTCGGTGCGGGATGGGAGAATCGAACTCCCGACCGCGGTTTGGAAAACCGCTATTATACCATTTAACTAATCCCGCCCTTTTTCTAAACTCTAAAATACTAGCAAAAAACAAAAACCTCGACAAATTTGTCGAGGTTTTTGTTTCTGAAAAGTCAGTGAAAGTTACATAGAACCTTCTCCACCTCCTTCTGTTCCTTCAGTTTCAGGAGCCGGGGTAGTTTCTTCTCCGTTGTCTACTGGTGTTTGATTGTCGTCCATTGTTTTTTATATTAACCCTGCAAAACCTGCCATCAAAAATTTATTTTAGCGGCAGACAAATCAGGATGTATTGATAATTATTAAATCCGGCTTTTAGCCAGATTCTTCCCTATTATACACTATATCTAGAAAAGTCAAAATATTTATCCCTCAATTATCAACATCTAAAGCTTTCTGGAAGTCGTCATTTACATCCAACTTATTTGTTTTTTCTAAACCGCATGAGAGGCATTTGTGCAACAATAGATTTTTCTGGCTTCTCTTGAAAAAAGAAATCGGCTTCATGAGTCCACCGCAGTCCGAGCCCCTGTCCCCCGGGTTTATATCTACATGCCGGCTCCAAAGGCAAACGGGGCAATGATTGGTGTAGCCGTTTCCTTTCACAAACTGTCTGCAATTCAAACACTCAAAGTCCTCTATTTTTCTTTGAAATCTTTTCATTAAAACATTCATTGTTCTTGAGAAATATGCTAGCATAGCGATGTTGAAGAAAAAAGACGGAGCGTAGTATAACGGTAGTATACATGGTTTGGGACCATGCGGTCCGAGTTCGATTCTCGGCGCTCCGAACGAAACGAAGTGGGGTGAGGGGTGAGCAAGCCAACTTCTTGGCCTGTGTTCGGAATAGAACGATGGAGCATGTTATGAGGGTGGGAAACACTCTCGGTGTCTCGATCAAATAAAGATTTGGTTTCTATCTAATTTTTCTATTCCGGCAGAATGTCCTCAATCATCCGGACTTTTGCTGTTTTTCGGTCCGGGCTTAATAGAATTGCAATTACCGCGAATTTCCAATCAGAATTTTCCATTTTATTTTGTAATAAATACGTTTGGACAGCCATGCCGATTCTCTTTATCTTATGCTTCTCGACTCTTTCTTCCGGCCGATTCAATTCCCTATCTTCTTTCTCAAGACTAGTTTTGACTTCAATGAAATAATAAAAAATGTCTTTTTTAGAGACAATGTCTATTTCCCCAAATTTTCGTCTAAAATTACGATTAAGTATTTTATAACCCTTATTTTTGAGGAATTTGCAGGCAATTTCCTCACCTAACTCCCCTGTTTCTAAATGTTCCGGCAATTTTTTATTGTCTTTTTGACTTTTAAATGAAAATACCATTTTTACGGCTTAAACAAAGGATTTTTGGGTGAAAAATAATAATTTTTTGTCCAATAAAATTTTGTCCTTTATGCACATTTCCCCAGAGTTATCCACAGATATTGTCGTTAAGAAGTTATATTTTGATGCTAGTGTGTCCGCACGATAATTTTGTGATAGCGCACGGCACAGGGTAAAAACCAATGGTAAAAATTTAGTGTGCGGGTAGGGAGAATCGAACTCCCGTCTGATCCTTGGCAAGGACCTGTCATACCACTAAACTATACCCGCAGTATCATTAAAACTTTTAACTTGTAAAAGTTAACGATAACCATAATAACAGAATAATAAATTCATTGTCCAGAGTAATTTGTTGTTAGTTTTGGTTATCGGTCATCATTTATTAGTTATTATAAACAATGTTTTTCTTTGTCGGAGTTCGGATTACTGAAATTCTAACGAATTTCAGTCTTGGCGGCAAATTCTTTGTTCTTTTAAATTATTAAAAATGAAAAGACCACCGTTCGCTTTCGCTACTAGGCGGCCTGGCTGTGGAGGGATGTTCTACTCGTTCATTCCCACCATCTTCTTGAGCTCATGCAGTAAGCTCTTCTTCGGATTGGGATTGAGGTCGTTGCTGACGTCCCAACTTGCACCCGAGTGGATGATATGCAGGATGCGCTCACGCAACTTCATCACATCCTTCGCCGAAGTGCCCTGCACGGTTAAGATCAAGTTTCGAGAGCCGAACCGCAGAAGATGCTGATCGTTCTGTTCGTACTCCTTGAACCCATTGCGACACACTTGTCCATGTGCGTTGCCGAGGTAGAAGTAAGCTTCCAACGGCTCCTGGGGGCCGCGCCAACCCTCTCGCGGATCTGTGGAAGAGACATTAATCCCCATCCTCCAACTCACAGTCATCCCCTCCGGAACGACGAAGTCATCCGGCAGGGTGACGAACGAGAGTTTGCGGACGACTTCTCCTTCGCGATTCAAAAGAACTAGACTCGACATGGTACTACTCCTTTCTTCTTTGCGTCTTGAGTTGTCCCAAGATCGCTGAGTGAAGTGAACAAGCCATCATGGTGATTGCTCTAAATATTAGTATAGCAATTTATACTAGTTTGTCAAGGTTTCGTGAAGATAAAAAACAGCCATATTTCAGGTCATTTTTCACTCAAAAATCCAATGATTAACTTTTCCAACGCGGTGCCCCCGGCAGGAATTGAACCCACATCAACCGGTTCGAAGCCGGTTATTCTATCCATTAAACTACGGGGGCGATGCCTAAAATTATATTGAAAAATTAGCGAAAAATCAAAGTCTGTAATAAAATTTAAGATTATGCATCTGAACAATCCTAAAATTCCTAAGGAAATAATAAAAATTGCCGAAGAGTTGAAAAATGCCGGTTTTGAAGCTTATCTTGTGGGCGGTTGTGTTCGAGATTTGATTATTGGATTGAAACCGAAGGATTGGGATTTTGCCACCAATGCCCTACCCGACGAGATAATGAAGATTTTTAAAAACTCATTCTACGAAAATGAATACGGTACTGTCGGGGTTGTTAACGATTCGCCAGACGATGGAAATTTAGACGAGACTTTGAAAGTCGTAGAAATCACCCCCTACAGAGAAGAGACCGGCTATTCTGATTTTAGAAGGCCAGATGAAGTTAAGTTCGGGACAACATTGGAGAAAGACTTGAGCCGTAGGGATTTCACTATAAACGCCATAGCTCTAGACCCACATAAAGGACAAGTTATTGACCCATATAAAGGACAAGTTGATATAAAAGACAAAATTATAAAGGCCGTAGGCAAACCAGAAGAAAGATTTGGAGAAGACGGTTTAAGAATTCTAAGAGCTGTCCGTTTAGCTTCGGAGTTGGGATTTGAAATTGAAAAGCAAACAAGGACAGCGATTGTTTCCGGTTCGAGTTTCATAAGAAACATATCTCAAGAAAGGATAAGAGATGAGTTTTCTCGAATAATAATGTCAAAAAGCCCAGAAAATGGCCTTATTCTTTGCCAAGAG from Candidatus Paceibacterota bacterium includes:
- the rny gene encoding ribonuclease Y: MSLKIVLLLLIAAGLAGIAFGYFLRWIISLGKKGSVELEIKQRIFEANTEAKKIVSEAEEKARKFLEEAKKEIKEREVGIKRQEERLIKKEEFLDKRQVDIDKEAESIRQKVVEVRAIKDKVDEVLKQRQSELEKISQLSKDEARKELFASVEKESEEDLVARMQKLESQANERLERKAKDILATTIQRLASSVSSDIMTTNVVIPSDEVKGKIIGKEGRNIKAFERVTGVEVIIDDTPGSITLSSFDPIRRQVAKVALENLILDGRIQPVKIEEMVAKSKEEISKIIKEKGEQAAYECGVLNLDPRIIMILGRLHFRTSYGQNVLQHSIEMTHIAGMLAEELGADIAVAKAGALLHDIGKALDHEVAGSHVEIGRRILQKFGASEEIIKAMQAHHGEYPYETIESIIVQVADAISGGRPGARRDTVENYLKRLGELEAIANSFKGVEKSYALQAGREIRIFVTPDQVSDLDAQKMARDIALRVENELKYPGEIRVTVIRETRVVEYAR
- a CDS encoding HU family DNA-binding protein, with the protein product MNKASIVEAVHAKIGGTKVQAEQAVDTVVDSIISALKQGNEVSIAGLGIFSVKTRAARTARNPRTGESIQVPSMKVPKFRAAKGLKDAVK
- a CDS encoding RNHCP domain-containing protein is translated as MKRFQRKIEDFECLNCRQFVKGNGYTNHCPVCLWSRHVDINPGDRGSDCGGLMKPISFFKRSQKNLLLHKCLSCGLEKTNKLDVNDDFQKALDVDN
- a CDS encoding YraN family protein, producing the protein MVFSFKSQKDNKKLPEHLETGELGEEIACKFLKNKGYKILNRNFRRKFGEIDIVSKKDIFYYFIEVKTSLEKEDRELNRPEERVEKHKIKRIGMAVQTYLLQNKMENSDWKFAVIAILLSPDRKTAKVRMIEDILPE